The following proteins are encoded in a genomic region of Montipora foliosa isolate CH-2021 chromosome 10, ASM3666993v2, whole genome shotgun sequence:
- the LOC137973660 gene encoding leptin receptor gene-related protein-like isoform X1: protein MDDGVAIIALSFSGAIGILFVVLGCALKEYGIWWPMFVLFFYAFAPVPTIIARRFSDDFSSNASNVIKETAMFFTAGNVVSAFGLPIVLARCNIIKWGAMALVLSGNVFIFFTILAYFLIFSAEDDWGF, encoded by the exons ATGGACGACGGAGTAGC GATAATTGCTCTGTCCTTTAGTGGAGCGATCGGGATACTTTTCGTCGTTCTTGGATGTGCTTTGAAGGAATATGG AATATGGTGGCCAATGTTTGTTT TGTTCTTTTACGCCTTTGCTCCAGTGCCGACCATCATAGCCAGACGATTTAGTGACGACTTCTCCTCAAATGCGTCAAA TGTCATCAAAGAAACAGCCATGTTCTTTACTGCTGGAAATGTTGTCTCTGCATTTG GTCTGCCAATAGTTCTTGCACGCTGTAATATT atcAAATGGGGAGCCATGGCATTGGTGCTTTCTGGCAACGTTTTCATCTTCTTCACTATTCTTGCTTATTTCCTAATTTTTTCAGCTGAAGATGATTGGGGATTTTGA
- the LOC137973660 gene encoding leptin receptor gene-related protein-like isoform X2 — translation MYMIIALSFSGAIGILFVVLGCALKEYGIWWPMFVLFFYAFAPVPTIIARRFSDDFSSNASNVIKETAMFFTAGNVVSAFGLPIVLARCNIIKWGAMALVLSGNVFIFFTILAYFLIFSAEDDWGF, via the exons atgtacat GATAATTGCTCTGTCCTTTAGTGGAGCGATCGGGATACTTTTCGTCGTTCTTGGATGTGCTTTGAAGGAATATGG AATATGGTGGCCAATGTTTGTTT TGTTCTTTTACGCCTTTGCTCCAGTGCCGACCATCATAGCCAGACGATTTAGTGACGACTTCTCCTCAAATGCGTCAAA TGTCATCAAAGAAACAGCCATGTTCTTTACTGCTGGAAATGTTGTCTCTGCATTTG GTCTGCCAATAGTTCTTGCACGCTGTAATATT atcAAATGGGGAGCCATGGCATTGGTGCTTTCTGGCAACGTTTTCATCTTCTTCACTATTCTTGCTTATTTCCTAATTTTTTCAGCTGAAGATGATTGGGGATTTTGA